CGACGATCGCAAACGTTGCGAGAAATCGGGCATTCCGGCCGGAGTGGCGTACCAACCGAAGTGGCAATTGGCCCTGGCCATGCTGTGCCGCGCCCATGCCAACGGCTTGAGCGGCATCGTGTTGGCCGACAGTTTGTTCGGCACGGTGACGGCATTTCGACAACAATTGGCCGCCGCGGGTTGGACCTACTGTGTGGGTATCGATTCCACCTTAAAGGTCATCGCCGCGGATACCGACCTGGGGCCGGTGCCTAAATACTGCGGCCGCGGTCAACCACCGAAGCGGCCGCTGAAGGTCCGCACGAAGCCGAAATCGCCGAGCGTCAAACAGTGGGCCGTCGAACATGCCGCCGACTTCCGTAAAGTAACGTGGAGAGAGGGGACAAAGGGCAAGATGGCGGGGCGATTCGCTGCCTGGCGAGTCCGACCGGCGCACAAGCTCGCGGCCGGTAAAGAGCCGCTGGACGCCTGCTGGTTACTCATCGAATGGCCGCATGACTCCGAGTGTCCGGGAAAGTTTTTTTTCAGCAACTTGCCGCCCTCGACGAGTCTCAAACGGCTGGTCGCCACGGCCAAAAGTCGCTGGTGGATCGAGCACAGTTACCGGGAACTGAAGGACGAAC
This genomic interval from Pirellulales bacterium contains the following:
- a CDS encoding IS701 family transposase, with the translated sequence MDARKLSKLRRDLAAFLDAVVGTMGDARRRRWCGTYVRGVLLDGQRKSIEPMSVRLKKIEEGEEDYEQALQQFINQSPWDEQAVLDSLQVWVGRQFGGEGYLILDDTGFPKQGQHSVGVARQYTGTLGKVASCQVAVTLQLATQREVLGLDARLYLPQAWADDRKRCEKSGIPAGVAYQPKWQLALAMLCRAHANGLSGIVLADSLFGTVTAFRQQLAAAGWTYCVGIDSTLKVIAADTDLGPVPKYCGRGQPPKRPLKVRTKPKSPSVKQWAVEHAADFRKVTWREGTKGKMAGRFAAWRVRPAHKLAAGKEPLDACWLLIEWPHDSECPGKFFFSNLPPSTSLKRLVATAKSRWWIEHSYRELKDELGLDHFEGRSWRGWHHHVVLVLLAYAFLQDIRRRRDKKGADA